The genomic interval AATTAACTACACTTCTAAAAAAATTAGGGGTTGGAGGGAAAAACATGGACCTCGAAAAGCAGGACTACATTTAGGTCAAATTGTGCGTATGCAGGAAGAAATAGGTACTGGAGGTGGTGGATTTCGCTTCTTATATGCTGCATTCTTAGAAGAAGCTTCAGCAATTATGCAAAATGATGAATTAATGCGTGTTTCTGAAAAAATGACCAAAGCTGGCGATTTATGGAGAGATAGTGCTTTGCAAATGTCAGGAATCTACAAAGGTCGAATCACCGAACAAAAAGATTTTGACAATTGTGCGGACTTACTACTTGAAATTAGCGCTGTTGAAAAAGATGCATTCTTAGATTTATACAATATTAAACTTTAATTGTCATGCAGAATACCCTTTTGCATGTTTCAAAGATTTACAAATCTTACAACAAAAGTATAACTCCTAGTTTGGATGGAGTTGACTTTCACATTGATAAAGGGGAAATTGTTGGAATTTTTGGACCCAATGGTGCAGGTAAAACTACACTCATTTCCATTTTATGTAGTATTCTAGATCCAACCCTTGGTTCCGTTACTTATTTTTTGGATGGTGAAAAAACACCTCGACAAGTACGTGATAAACTTGGCTTTGTACCACAAGATTTTTCATTCTTTCCTGAATTAACTGCCAACCAAAATTTAGAATATTTTGGAAGTCTTTATAATCTCAAAAAAGACGAATTATCGACTAAAATTGATGAATTATTGCAAAAAGTAGGTCTTTTTCACGTAAAAAACAAAAAAGTATCTACTTTTTCTGGTGGGATGAAGCGCCGTTTAAACCTGATTATTTCACTGCTTCACAACCCACTTATCCTCTTTTTAGATGAACCAACAGTTGGTGTTGATGTTCAAAGCAAAATCGCTATCATGAATTTATTGCAAGAACTCAATAAACAAGGAACAACAATTATTTATACCTCACATCATTTAAAAGAAGCGGAAGAATTTTGTAACCAAATCATCCTAATCGATCATGGCAAAATCATCGCTTGCAATACTTTAACTCATCTATTAAGCAAATTTGAGGTCAAAAATTTAGAAGATTTAATCCTTCTGTTAACAGGATCTATACTCCGCGATTAATGAGAAAACTTAGAGCATCTATCTGGAAAGAAATACTACTGGTAGTACACGATAAAGTGGGCTTACTTCTCATGTATTTGATGCCTTTATTGCTGGTATTCATTATCACTATAGTTCAAGATAGTGCATTTCAAATTGTCAATGAGAATCAATTAACGGTTCTGATTTCCAATCAAGATGAAGGCACATTAGGAGATTCATTGGTAAAAGCATTGTCTCATTCAGGTAGTTTTGATATAAAAGTAAAAAACACCTTAACAAAATCAGCCATCAAACGCAACACCATTGACGAAGATGCAATGCTTGGGATTTATATTCCTCCGCATTTCAGCAAGCGTCTTGGAGATAATGCTGACAACATTTCCAAATTGATGCTGGTACAGATGGGTGTCATTGAAAAAGCGCCCAAAATTCACCCTAAAAAACAGGAAATAACGATTTATTTTGATCCAGTAGTACAAGAAAATTTTCGCATTTCAGTAATTAATGGAATTCAAGCTATCACCTTCGGAATTGAAAACGAAGAAATGGTTTCAAAACTATTTGCCGAAATGGGTTACGATTCAATACCAAAAAACATTCGCCAAGCAATCATTGATCGAGAAACGAATTTAATAACTTCAAATGCCAGCCTCAATGAAGGAGCCGAAATGATTCCAAATTCAAGCCAACACAATGTTCCTGCATGGTCCATTTTTGCCATGTTCTTCATGGTTATTTCTTTGGGTGGAAATATTGTGAAAGAACGTTTATCTGGAAGTTTTTTGCGTCTGCAAACCATTCCACAAGCATTTGTACTAACATTGGTCTCTAAGTTTTTAGTTTACCTTTTTGTTGCGCTATCTCAACTGTTGATTCTTTTCTTAATGGGAATCTTCATCTTTCCACACATCGGCTTACCTAAGTTGGCCATGCCAAATGCATTTTTACCCTTTTTAGTTGTGACTCTGCTTTCCGCGATATCTGCAATTTCCTACGCCGTATTAGTAGGAACTTATGCGAAAACACAGGAACAAGCCAATGGTTTTGGAGCAATTTCAATTATTATTTTCGCAGCAATTGGTGGTATTTGGATTCCAAACTTCGTAATGCCAGATTACATGCAAAAAATTGGAAATATTTCTCCACTAAAATGGTGTTTAGAAGGTTATTACACGCTTTTCTTGAAAAATGGTGCATGGAGTGAATTAATTGGTACCATTTCTTTCTTATTTTTGTTTACCCTGACTTGTCAACTCTTGATATTCATCAAGTTGAGAATTCAAAATTATATATAGTTATGACTGAAAACAGAGAAGAATTAGTTTTTGAATTCAAAGAGCATTTAATTAAATATTTGAATTTGTTGGATTTGTCTCCAGAACAAATCAAGAATGACGTTCCGCTATTTGGTGATGAATTAGGTTTAGATTCTATTGATTCAGTGGAACTAATCGTATTATTGGATAGAGAATATGGAATTAAAATCAAGAATCCAACTGAAGGAAGACAGATTTTAGTTGACGTAAACACAATTGTGGATTACATCATTGCAAATCGCACAAAATAAAAAAATGAGTGAAATTGTTGTAACAGGAATGGGTGCAATCAGTTCAATTGGTTTAACCGTTGCTGAAAATCTGTATTCCTTGCAACAGGAAATCTCGGGCATTCAAAAATCCAAGCATTTCAAATCCAATTATTCAGATTCATTGGTGTTTGGAGAAATTGATCGAAGTGACGAGCAATTATTTGATGAGCTAAATTTAGCATCCAAGTGTGGCTTTACGCGAACAACTTTAATTGCATTAAAGGCATTTCGAGAAGCGATTGCACAGGCTGGGCTTAGTTCGGAAGAAATCTCTTCCAAAAGAACTGCTTTCATAAGTTCCAGCACTGTTGGAGGAATGTGTTATACCGATCATTTATACCAAGATGCAAATTTACTTGGAGAACCTTCTGAATATGTTAGAAACTATGAAGGATCAGATCATGCACTACAAATTGTAAAGCTGTACGAAATGAAGGGGATTACAGATGTCATTAACACTGCCTGCTCATCTTCTGCAAATGCGATTGCACTGGGAGCAAGATTATTGGAAACGGGAAAAGTAGACCGTGTAATAGCTGGAGGAAGCGATTGTTTGGCAAAGTTTACTGTGAATGGCTTCAACTCTTTACGCATTTTGAGTGAGGTTCCTTGCAAACCATTCGACACAAACCGAGAAGGTCTAAGTTTAGGAGAAGCGGCGGCTTATGTTGTTTTAGAAAGAAAAGAAGATCTTTTACCTTCCAAAACAAGCCTTGCGAAGTTTGCAGGATTTGGAATTTGCAATGATGCCTTCCACCCTTCCGCTACTTCAGACGACGCGAGAGGTCCTAGAATGGCAATGGAATTAGCATTGAAACGCGCTTCATTAAAACCAGCAGATATTCAATACATCAATGCACATGGAACTGGAACTCCCAATAACGATTTGACGGAATCAGTTGCGTTTTCAAAACTATTTGAGGTTGTTCCTCCCTTCAGCTCTACTAAATCTTACGTTGGACACACATTAGCAACGGCGGGCGTTTTAGAAGCTATTTATAGCATTCTTGCAATTCAAAATCAAGAAATATATCCAAGTTTACGTGTAGAAGAACCAATTGCTGATTTTCCATTTGCACCAACCTTAAAGTATACGCCTGAAACAACTATTCAAAACGTACTTTCCAATTCATTTGGATTTGGTGGAAACTGCACATCACTAATCTTCTCAGCATGTATATAAAAGATTTGATAGCCATTTCGCCACAAAAAACACACGATCTTTCTTTCGAAAAAGGAGATTGGCAAGTTTTAACAGATTACATGTACAGAGCAATTGAACCATCTTACCAAAATCTTATTCCGAACGCACAATTGCGACGCATGGGAAAAGCAGTCCGCATGGGAATGGGTGCTTCATTACCCTTAATGGGAAGAAATGAAAAACCAGATGCCATCATTTTTGGAACCGCAAATGGTGGATTGGAAGATTGTATTAAATTCTTGAATCAAATTGTTGAATACGATGAAGGAACTTTAACACCTACAAATTTCGTTCAAAGTACACCAAATGCCTTGGCCGGCCAAGTTGCTTTGCTGTCAGAGAACATGGCTTATAACATGACCCATGTAAATGGGTCCTTAGCTTTTGAATCTGCACTATTAGATGCATCCTTGTTCTTTGAAGAACATACAGCTTCGGAAAAATCAATTTTACTGGGTGCAATTGAAGAAATATCAGACTATAACTACAACATTGATCGGTTAGGGGATCGATTCAAAACAGATTTGATATCCAACAATGAACTTCTAACCAGCCATTCAAACGGATCTTATTGTGGTGAAGGCTCTACTCAATTCATTTTGAGTAATAATCCAACAAACAACTTAGCAAAATTCACTGGATTTAAACAGTCCTCTAACCTATCTCTTTCTGAACTTCCTCATTTTCTAATGGAGTTCTTAGAAGAACAAAGGCTTGCGATTGGTGATATTGATTGCCTTTTGTTGGGTAAAAGTGGAGATATTCGCACAGACAACTGGTATGTAGAATTGGAGCAAATTTTTGGCAAAATTCCTACTGTATATTACAAGAAAGCCGTTGGCGAATACCGAACTGTGAGTGCCTTTGCAAGTTACTTGGCAGTTCGACTGCTCAATGGAGAAGCTCAGCATGTTTTCGAAAATGAACCACAATTTACTCCCAAGACTATCTTGATTTACAATCATTTTGACGCAATTCGCCATAGTTTAATCCTCATTCAAAAATAATTTTCCTCTACCAATCTGGTTTTGATTAAACGCAACCGCAAAGATTATTCAAAAACCTTCGCTTAATCAGTCCCCTTTGCGTTGAAAATAAAGTTCTTACTTCTTCAGAATTGTAATTGTTTTTCTTCCTTTCACAGGCATTGTTCGAAATACAATATCCCAGATAGGCGTAGAAACTCCAAATGCCTTATCGTGCTGTTGATAATGATGTATGTTATGGTGTTTCCACCAAAAATTAAAGCGCGCTGGAGCTGGCTTGCTATGAACCATCCAGTGAATGCTAATGTACACCAGATAACCAATTAGAAATCCAGAACCAAACGTAAATGCTGCGCCTCCCATTATTAGGTAATAGACTCCCAAAAACAAACAAGCAATAGCCAATCCAGGAACAGGTGGAAGAATAATTCGGTCTTCATCTGTTGGATATTGATGGTGAATTCCATGAAAAACATACTGAATTCCAGAATCATAAGAAGCATCTTTCAACTTATGATAGACAAAACGATGCAATATATATTCACCAAAAGTCCAAGTAAAAAACCCAAGAACAAACAATAAAATCAGGTTGAACACAGTTCCATGAAAATAGTACATATAGACCCACAAACAGAATGTAGCTACAGAACTATACAACAAGATAATAATCCAAAGCTTGGTTTTTGTGAGAACCTCTAAAAGAGGAGACTTGAATAGTTTAGGCGATTTTTCATCCGGATAAACTCTGAATTCATAATTTTCATTAGATGCAGATTCCATGTGAGTAGAAATTAGTAAGTATTATTAATTGAAACAATGTGTCAATTTTTGGCACTTATCGTTCTAGCAGAACTCACATAAAGTTAATGAACTTTTTCTATAATTTGATTTCAAATTACGACAAAAACTCATTCTTTAGTTAAAAAAATGTAATTATTTTAAGCTATTAATGTCGGAAGAATCTCAATAAGCTCGTGATAGCTCGAGGTATTTAAAACCAAAGTCGATTGATAACCAAGACTCAACATCAATTCATTGGTAGTTTCTCCCCAAGCAATAATTATAGCATTTTTAGGAATTTTGTTTTCAAGTAAGAAACTAGTTAAATTAGAAGGACTAGTGAAAATATAAACCGAACACCAATCAATTTTTGAACTAGAATTGACTGTTTCGTAGACCAATAAAGGAATTCGCAACGATTCCGATATTGATTTTTCAACCGATTTATTGGATTTATTAGATTGAGGAAACAAGGCTATTCTCTTTCCAAGCCATTCTTTAAATGCAATTCCTACTTCACTTGGTTTTCCAGCTTCTTGACCGACAAAACTGACAGAAAATCCAGCTTTTTCAATTTGATTTTTAGTTTCATTGCCTATACATGCAATTTGCTGATTCTCCTCTAAATGAAGACCTCGTTTACAAAAAAAATCAAAAGATCGGGGTGAACTGAAGAAAACAACATCCCATTCGGAAGGAAGTGAAAAATCAATAGCTTTGAAAGAAATAAGTGATCGGCGGATTAATTGAATGTTGTTTTCAGTACAAAACTGAACTACTGGTAAGGATGAATTGCTTTCCGAACTAAGAAATATCCTCGTCATCTTCTTCCTCTTCTTCACCTAACAAAGCTTCTAGCACCACATCGATCATATCCAAATCATGTGGTCCTTCAAACTCATACCATTGAGCCCCTTGTTCCCATTCGTGAGCAAACGAAACAATCAGACGTCCTTCTTCTGGGCAATATGCACCCAAAGGCAATTGACAACCACCTTGCAAACGATTTAAAAGATTCCGCTCCAAAGCAATTTGCGATTGAATATCCTCGTGATTCATGGCTTGCATGAAATTGTATAATTCGTTGTCGTTTTCTCTGATTTGCAAAGCCAAAACTCCTTGAGCTGGAGCTGGAATGAATTCTTCAGGATCCAAAACTACTTCATGCATTCCTTTTAAATCCAATTGCAGACGATCCAATCCTGCTTTAGCAAGTAAAATAGCATCGTATCCACCATCAATCAATTTTTGAAGGCGTGTGGGAACATTTCCACGTAAATCTTTTATTTCAATATCAGATCGAAAGGCAATCACTTGTGATTTTCTGCGCGCCGAAGAAGTCCCAACAACAGCTCCTTTTTTCAAAGACCAAAATTCATCTTTGTCAAAGGCATTCGGATGAATCAATAAAACATCAGCTGGATTTTCTCTTTCGGAAACCGCAGCAATAATCAATCCTTCTGGTGTATTTGTTTCTAAATCTTTGTGAGAATGAACGGCCAAATCAATGCTGTTGTCCAATAACGCTTGTTCGATTTCCTTAGTGAAAAAACCTTTCCCTTCTAGTTTATCAAAACTCAAATCTTGAATTTGATCACCTTTAGTAGTGATAATTGTAATGCCTACTTCAGCACCTAAAGCTTCTAATTGTTTTTTGACATGATTCGCTTGCCAAAGTGCTAAATCACTTCCACGCGAGCCGATACGAATATTTCTCATGAAGTAAAGTTACGATTTAAACATGATTTCCTTTGCCATAATCATCGGCATACTCATGTATTTTTTCTCCATGTAACCAACTACTTTTTCCAAAATTTCAAGTGAAGGTTGATCTAATTGATCCAATTCATTCTTAAATATTTCGTTGAAAGCCGTAGCACGAATATCTTTAACCATTTGAGGAACTGGCCGCATAGCAACTTCGATAGCACGCATTTTTGCAATATTGCGAAACTCCTTATTTGCCTCATCAAGGATTTGCTCCACATGAATCACTTCTTGAGAACGTTCTAACAAATGACCCTCTGAAATTTTCTGTAAAACCTCAATGGAGATGTTTTTAGTAGAAAATCTTGCATGAACATCTGCTGAAATATCACTTGGAAGCGCTAAATCAACTGTAAATTTAGGTCTTAAATCATCCATCAATAAAGATGAATATAGTTTTTCATCTACAATAACATCTTGAGAACCTGTACAAGAAACAAGCACATCAAATCCACCTGTATAACTAGTTAATTCATTAAGCGAATATGCTTTCCCTCCTAATTCCTCTGCCAATAATTCGGCCTTTTCAATCGTTCTATTGAAAATTACAAAATTAGTCATACCGTGTTTTTTCAAAAAACGAAGCATAGCAGTATTTGTAACTCCAGCCCCAATTGCTAAAACTCGGGCATCTCTTGGAGCATCCATTCCAACCAAACGATGATAAGCAATGGAAACAACTGATACTGGTTTTTGAGAAATTTTTGTTTCTGTATAAACACGTTTTGCCGTCTCAATAGTGTGACGGAACAAAATGCGCAAAGTATCTCCAGAAAGACCTAAATCGCGTGACTCTTCGTAAGCTTGACGTACCTGTGTAATGATTTCACGTTCGCCAATTACTAGCGAATCAATAGAAGAAGCAACTCGTAATACATGATTTACAGCATCCATTTTAGAAAAAATAAATGCGTTACTAGAGAAATAAGTTACTTGTTCTGCTGAAAAATCGGGATATAGTATCGAAAAGAAATTCGTCAAAAACTCATCAGTAAGAGCTTCATTTGTCACTAAAAAATACTCAACGCGGTTACAAGTAGATAAAAATGTGATTTCATTGATTTTCAAAGAATCTTTAAGCACTTGAAAACGTGATTGAAGCAAGGCTTTTTCAATATGCAAAGCTCCAATTTTGGAAACTTCCAAATTTCGATGTGTAAACGCTATTGTATGTAACTCTTTTATCACTTGTATTGATTTCCTCTAACTACAACCACAAAATTGCCTTTAGAATCGCGAAGTATTGTCAGAAAACTGTCAGGTTTGTTAATTTAGAATGTTTATAAACAAATCGAGAAAATCTAAAGCAGGAAAAAAATTAAAAATTACACTTTTGCTTTTCACTTTTACCTTACTTCTTTTTCAATTCTCACTTTTTGATGAACCCTTCTCCTTTTTTCACTTGAAAGTGTATCTTTGAGACCCACAAACCTTTTTTCATGAAAGAAAAGAATTCCGAACTTATTCAAAAACGAGAAGCCGCTCAATTAGGTGGTGGAAAAGCTCGAATTGACAAACAACATGCGCAAGGAAAGCTGAGCGCAAGAGAACGTATCCTTTTGTTAATGGATGAGGGCTCTTTTCAAGAAATTGGAATGTTGGTTGAACATCGCGCTACTTCCTTTGGATTAGAGAAAACAAAAAGCCCTGGTGATGGAGTAATTACTGGCTTTGGAACAATTCACGGAAGAGTTGTATACGCGTTCTCTCAAGATTTCACTGTCCTTGGAGGATCTCTTTCAGAAACACATGCTCAAAAGATTTGCAAAGTATTAGATTTAGCCATGAAAAATGGAGCTCCAGTTATCGGGTTAAATGATTCGGGTGGTGCGCGAATTCAAGAAGGAGTTGTTTCCTTGGCTGGTTATGCGGATATTTTTTACCGCAACACACGTGCTTCAGGAGCTATTCCTCAAATTTCAGTAATCATGGGGCCTTGTGCAGGTGGTGCAGTATATTCGCCAGCATTGACAGATTTCGTTTTCATGGTGGAAGACACTTCTTACATGTTCGTAACAGGACCAAGTGTTGTAAAAACGGTAACACACGAAGAAGTTAGTTCGGAAGATTTAGGAGGAGCAAAAGCACATGCCGAAAAATCAGGTGTGACGCACTTTACTGCTGGAAATGATGTGGAATGTTTGCGTAAAGTGCGTGATTTAATCACTTATATGCCACAAAACGCCATGGAATTGGCTCCTCAATTTGATTCTGTTCTTTTTGCCAAAGAAAAATTAAATCGCATCCAAAATATTATACCTGACAATTCGAATTTGCCGTACGATATTCGTGAGGTAATTGATTGTTTGATTGACGACGACACATTCCGCGAAGTACAAGCTGATTTTGCAACGAATATTGTAGTTGGATTTGCTCGTTTAGATGGAAGATCTTTGGGGGTTATTGCCAATCAACCGTCTTCAATGGCTGGAGTTTTAGACATCGATTCTTCAAGAAAAGGTGCGCGTTTTGTACGTTTCTGTGATTCATTCAATATTCCATTATTGGTATTGGAAGATGTGCCTGGTTTCTTACCTGGAACAGATCAAGAATGGCGTGGAATTATTACGCACGGAGCGAAATTATTGTACGCATTCTCTGAAGCGACTGTTCCAAGAATTACGGTGATTACACGTAAAGCTTACGGTGGTGCATTTGATGTGATGAACTCAAAAAATATTGGTGCAGATTTAAATTATGCTTGGCCAACAGCAGAAATTGCTGTAATGGGAGCAAAGGGTGCAGCAGAAATTATCTTCAAAGCAGAAATTGCAGCTGCGGAAGATAAAGAAGGAAAATGGAAAGAAAAAGAAGCAGAATACGCAGAAATGTTCGCCAATCCTTACCGCGCAGCAGAAAGAGGATTCGTTGATGCAGTAATATTACCTGAGGAAACAAGAAGCACCTTGATTGCGGCGTTTAAATCTTTGGAGAAAAAATCGGAGACTTTGCCGAAGAAGAAGCATGGGAATATACCTTTATAATAAAGTGAAATAGGTTCTAATAATCGTAGAACCTATTTCTTTTCAATACACGCTTAATATCATGACCCTAACTCAAAAAATTATTACCTGCGCTATTGTAGCATTAATTTCTGCAACAAATTGCGCATTCGGTCAACTAATTCCCTTTTGTCAAAAGACAACTTGGGGTTTTTCAACGAAAGAAGGTAAAGTTGTTATTCCATGTGTATATGAAAGTGTCGACTTCTTTTCAGATGATCGGCTGGCACGCGTTAAAAAGAATGGGAAATACGGATATATTAATCAAAAAGGGATAGTCGTTATACCCCTTGAGTACGATGATTGTCACCGTATTTACGAAATCTATCACAGTGAATATTCAGTAGGAATTGAAACAAATCCGTCTACAAATTTAAATCGCAATTACGATTTCATGGAAATTGAAAACCCTGAAAACAATCGATATGTGGTTTCGAAAGCTAAAAAATTTGGAGTATTAGGTCTCATAGCAGAAAAACCGAAAGTGGTAATTCCATTCAATTATATTTCAATCATGTATGATCCATCCAAAAAGGTGTTTCATTGTAAGAATGAGCTTACAATGAAATACTTCAATAAATCTGGTGGGAAAATGACTGAAAAACAAATCAATGCTCTACAGCCTGAAAACTATTTCGCTGCTTCGTTTGAAGAAACACCTTTGCCAGTAGTTGTTGCAGCTCATGGAAAGTATGGAGTAGTTCGTGAAAGCTCTAAACACTATGGTAGGGTAACTTACGATACGTTGGTTGCAATAATTTATGACACGGTAATTATTGACAAAGAAGTAGAGGGTTTTGGATTCGATGAAGATTTTATCGCTGTAAAAAAAGGTGATAAATGGGGTGCTTACGACGATAAGAAACGTTTGATTTTACCCGTTGAATATGACAGTATCAATTTCAAATTGAGTAAATATCACAAACATTGGATGGAATACAACAGATCCTTTTACGTTTTGAAAAATGGCAAATGGGGTGTTTTGGGAGGAAAAGACAATTCTGAAACCCTCACTGTATTGCTACCGTTCGAATACGATGGATTCAGTGAAATTTATTACAAGTTTGTAGGAGTTTGGAAAGCAGGATTTGTTGAAATTTTCCAGAATGAGGACCTGAAGATCATTACAAAAAAAGGGTATTCATTCATACAGAACTACGAACACGAATCCTTGGGTTCATTTGAAATCTTCTTGGTCAAAAACAAAGCCGGAAAAACGGTATACTTGGGAGAAAACGGGGTTGAGTTTTTTACTGATTAATTCTCACGGAAACCAATTTGCTGTGAATTGGATAGTAGATGTACTTAGACAATTAAAACAACAATAAAAGTCAGTCAAGAACAACAGCCTTTTTACAAAGTTTCTCTCACATCTCTAATTTGTAGCTGTAAAGTAGCCCGATTGTTCCACACATTTTTCTCCAACGTAAAGGCACAATCAAAGGCACAGCCAGCGGCAATTAAATCGGCTTTATCTGCCATATTGAACCCAATTGCTGAAAGTTGAATTCTAGATATAGGATCAACTAAATCAAATTTCAAGTGTGCTTCTTTTAAAATCCGCGTTTTATCTGCATACATGTTCTTGGCGCAAAAAACAGGCTTGTCGTTTCCAGGTCCAAAAGGCTCCATTTGTTCCAACATTTTATACAAGCGCGGTATTTGCAAGGCCGATTCACCTGCCAAAAACAATTCAGACAAACCAATTTCCAAATCAATGACCAATTCTTCCACCTCATCCAATGGTTGAATGTTCTTTTGAACGTAAGAATCAAAATGCTCTCTGAAAGAAGCCACATTCTCCAAAGGCAAAGAAAGTCCGGCAGCATGCTGATGTCCCCCATATTGGGTCAACAAATGTTCGCAAGAAGTAATCGCATCATAGACATTGAAGCCAGAAACTGAGCGTGCCGAACCAGTTGCTTCTCCTTTATTTTCTGTGAGAACAATCGTAGGTCGGTAATGATGTTCGATTAAGCGTGAAGCAACAATTCCTACCACTCCTTTGTGCCAATCCGATTGAAAAACTACTGTTGATTTCCGACTTAAAAACAAATCATCTTGCGCAATCAAATCCAAAGCTTCCTCTGTTATTTGAGCATCCAAAATACGTCTTTCGGAATTATACTCATCTATTTCTAATGCAATTAATTGTGCTTCTTTCGGAGTTTCTGAAAGCAATAATTCAACTGC from Fluviicola taffensis DSM 16823 carries:
- a CDS encoding acyl-CoA carboxylase subunit beta; the encoded protein is MKEKNSELIQKREAAQLGGGKARIDKQHAQGKLSARERILLLMDEGSFQEIGMLVEHRATSFGLEKTKSPGDGVITGFGTIHGRVVYAFSQDFTVLGGSLSETHAQKICKVLDLAMKNGAPVIGLNDSGGARIQEGVVSLAGYADIFYRNTRASGAIPQISVIMGPCAGGAVYSPALTDFVFMVEDTSYMFVTGPSVVKTVTHEEVSSEDLGGAKAHAEKSGVTHFTAGNDVECLRKVRDLITYMPQNAMELAPQFDSVLFAKEKLNRIQNIIPDNSNLPYDIREVIDCLIDDDTFREVQADFATNIVVGFARLDGRSLGVIANQPSSMAGVLDIDSSRKGARFVRFCDSFNIPLLVLEDVPGFLPGTDQEWRGIITHGAKLLYAFSEATVPRITVITRKAYGGAFDVMNSKNIGADLNYAWPTAEIAVMGAKGAAEIIFKAEIAAAEDKEGKWKEKEAEYAEMFANPYRAAERGFVDAVILPEETRSTLIAAFKSLEKKSETLPKKKHGNIPL
- a CDS encoding WG repeat-containing protein → MTLTQKIITCAIVALISATNCAFGQLIPFCQKTTWGFSTKEGKVVIPCVYESVDFFSDDRLARVKKNGKYGYINQKGIVVIPLEYDDCHRIYEIYHSEYSVGIETNPSTNLNRNYDFMEIENPENNRYVVSKAKKFGVLGLIAEKPKVVIPFNYISIMYDPSKKVFHCKNELTMKYFNKSGGKMTEKQINALQPENYFAASFEETPLPVVVAAHGKYGVVRESSKHYGRVTYDTLVAIIYDTVIIDKEVEGFGFDEDFIAVKKGDKWGAYDDKKRLILPVEYDSINFKLSKYHKHWMEYNRSFYVLKNGKWGVLGGKDNSETLTVLLPFEYDGFSEIYYKFVGVWKAGFVEIFQNEDLKIITKKGYSFIQNYEHESLGSFEIFLVKNKAGKTVYLGENGVEFFTD